The proteins below come from a single Burkholderia sp. FERM BP-3421 genomic window:
- the recB gene encoding exodeoxyribonuclease V subunit beta, giving the protein MSATPPFARELDVFACALDGVNQIEASAGTGKTWNICALYVRLLLEQDFSADQILVVTFTKAATAELHERIRGRLAQLAHALETGDDDGDPFIAQLFETTLSADGLDAETAAKRVRRALRAFDQAAIHTIHAFCQRALQEAPFAAAMPFAVEMEADDAGLRFELAAEFWRTRVEPLAAAHPAFAAWLVERGAGPEALNAQLARRLKKPLARLRWDGLELPEADPEAAAHACFAAAAALWREQRDAIAGLLAAAQASLNQRSHKPDAVAEALDAWAACAAQATPPASLPRATLRLTQAALAKATKKGGATPQHAFFAQLDALDAALASAEAAQRARWLSVLAQWLDYAPAALAERKRTRRVVSFDDLLANLYRALHAHPWLAETLRARYPAALIDEFQDTDPLQFAIFDRIFAPAGPLFLVGDPKQAIYSFRAADLHTYLAARDRATARYTLAVNQRSTPPIVDACNRVFGANPRAFVLDGLDYQPVRAGARVRPPLYDGTDPSGGDPSGGAPSGGAGDFRVWWLPDGEAALAKRDAQRQSAQACAAEIARLMRGAREGAVRLGDVPLSPGDIAVLVQTHKQGSLVKRVLANWGIGAVELAQASVFATVDAEQLERVLAAVDAPGDLRRLRAALAADWFGLDAAALWRLEQGEADASDEAAADAGTAAASAAAASAADAMGWVERFSRYRLLWRERGFAVMWRTFSRELRIAERLMAGPDGERRVTDVNHLAELTQARAAAQPGIAPTLRWLAAQRIDGGGEEAQLRLESDRNLVQIVTVHKSKGLEYALVFCPFLNDGALREPPASGLPDAREYHDDAGDAVLHYGCDDAAAEHAARQAQREQAAERARLVYVALTRAVYRCYVVAGAYLSSRSTRESRRSVLNWLVAGAGQAFDDWLKEPPEEAALAERWGALANGPITLAPLPGATARTPLAAGHDAAQLQGARRASRVLRDAWRIASFSSLTASLAREEAGVAPPPDDALRPDHDALAAAPAADGAPDAAGPAEHDILAFPRGAAAGECLHRLFELSDFSAPDGWPEAARRALHERPVEAEPALAERLPAMMDALVADLAATELVPGMRLAALDPARRLTEMEFLFPAPALDFNALRRLLAAHGYPDVAFDAGTLAGFIKGFIDMIVEHDGRFWIIDWKSNHLGTTPDAYGTRALEVAMAQHAYHLQALIYTVALHRYLARRLPDYDYDSHIAGYLYLFVRGVRPGWRSGGAPAGVHARRPARALVEALDALMRGEAA; this is encoded by the coding sequence ATGAGCGCGACGCCCCCCTTCGCGCGCGAGCTGGACGTCTTCGCGTGCGCGCTCGACGGCGTCAACCAGATCGAGGCGTCGGCCGGCACCGGCAAGACCTGGAACATCTGCGCGCTCTATGTGCGGCTGCTGCTCGAACAGGATTTCAGCGCGGACCAGATCCTCGTCGTCACCTTCACCAAGGCCGCGACGGCGGAGCTGCACGAGCGCATCCGCGGCCGGCTCGCGCAACTCGCGCACGCGCTCGAGACCGGCGACGACGATGGCGATCCGTTCATCGCGCAGCTGTTCGAGACGACGCTCTCGGCCGACGGGCTCGACGCGGAAACCGCCGCGAAGCGCGTGCGGCGCGCCTTGCGCGCGTTCGACCAGGCGGCGATCCACACGATCCACGCGTTCTGTCAGCGCGCGCTGCAGGAAGCGCCGTTCGCGGCGGCGATGCCGTTCGCGGTCGAGATGGAGGCCGACGACGCCGGCCTGCGCTTCGAGCTGGCGGCCGAGTTCTGGCGCACCCGCGTCGAACCGCTCGCGGCCGCGCATCCGGCGTTCGCGGCGTGGCTCGTCGAGCGCGGCGCGGGGCCGGAGGCGCTCAACGCGCAGCTCGCGCGGCGGCTCAAGAAGCCGCTCGCGCGGCTGCGCTGGGATGGGCTGGAACTGCCGGAGGCCGATCCCGAGGCGGCCGCGCATGCGTGCTTCGCGGCGGCCGCCGCGCTGTGGCGCGAGCAGCGCGACGCGATCGCCGGCTTGCTGGCCGCCGCGCAGGCATCGCTGAACCAGCGCTCGCACAAGCCGGACGCGGTGGCCGAGGCGCTCGACGCGTGGGCCGCGTGCGCCGCGCAGGCCACGCCGCCCGCGAGCTTGCCGCGCGCGACGCTGCGGCTCACCCAGGCGGCGCTCGCGAAGGCCACCAAGAAGGGCGGGGCCACGCCGCAGCATGCGTTCTTCGCGCAGCTCGACGCGCTCGACGCGGCGCTCGCCTCGGCCGAGGCCGCGCAGCGCGCGCGCTGGCTGAGCGTGCTCGCGCAGTGGCTCGACTACGCGCCGGCCGCGCTCGCCGAGCGCAAGCGCACGCGCCGCGTGGTGTCGTTCGACGATCTGCTCGCGAACCTGTACCGCGCGCTGCATGCGCACCCCTGGCTGGCCGAGACGCTGCGCGCGCGCTATCCGGCCGCGCTGATCGACGAATTCCAGGATACCGATCCCTTGCAGTTCGCGATCTTCGACCGGATCTTCGCGCCGGCCGGGCCGCTGTTCCTGGTCGGCGATCCGAAGCAGGCGATCTACAGCTTCCGGGCGGCGGACCTGCATACCTATCTCGCGGCGCGCGACCGCGCGACCGCGCGCTACACGCTCGCGGTCAACCAGCGCTCGACGCCGCCGATCGTCGACGCATGCAATCGCGTGTTCGGCGCGAATCCGCGCGCGTTCGTGCTCGACGGCCTCGACTACCAGCCGGTGCGCGCGGGCGCGCGGGTTCGCCCGCCGCTGTACGACGGTACGGATCCGTCGGGCGGCGATCCGTCGGGCGGCGCTCCGTCGGGCGGCGCGGGCGATTTCCGCGTGTGGTGGCTGCCGGATGGCGAGGCGGCGCTTGCCAAGCGCGACGCGCAGCGCCAGTCCGCGCAGGCCTGCGCGGCCGAGATCGCGCGCCTGATGCGCGGCGCGCGCGAGGGCGCGGTGCGGCTCGGCGACGTGCCGCTGTCGCCCGGCGACATCGCGGTGCTCGTGCAGACCCACAAGCAGGGCAGCCTCGTGAAGCGCGTGCTCGCGAACTGGGGGATCGGCGCCGTCGAACTCGCGCAGGCGTCGGTGTTCGCGACGGTCGACGCGGAACAGCTCGAACGCGTGCTGGCGGCGGTCGACGCGCCCGGCGACTTGCGCCGCCTGCGCGCCGCGCTCGCGGCCGACTGGTTCGGGCTCGACGCGGCCGCGCTGTGGCGGCTCGAACAGGGCGAGGCCGATGCGAGCGACGAGGCGGCGGCCGACGCCGGGACGGCCGCGGCATCGGCTGCCGCAGCATCGGCTGCCGACGCGATGGGCTGGGTCGAGCGCTTCTCGCGCTACCGCCTGTTGTGGCGCGAGCGCGGCTTCGCGGTGATGTGGCGCACCTTCTCGCGCGAGCTGAGGATTGCCGAGCGTCTGATGGCCGGGCCGGACGGCGAGCGCCGCGTGACCGACGTCAATCATCTCGCGGAGCTGACGCAGGCGCGCGCGGCCGCGCAGCCGGGCATCGCGCCGACGCTGCGCTGGCTGGCCGCGCAGCGTATCGACGGCGGCGGCGAGGAGGCCCAGTTGCGGCTCGAATCGGATCGCAACCTGGTGCAGATCGTCACCGTGCACAAGTCGAAGGGGCTCGAATATGCGCTGGTGTTCTGTCCGTTCCTGAACGACGGCGCGTTGCGCGAGCCGCCCGCGTCGGGCCTGCCCGATGCGCGCGAGTATCACGACGACGCGGGCGACGCGGTGCTGCACTACGGCTGCGACGACGCGGCCGCCGAGCATGCGGCGCGGCAGGCGCAGCGCGAGCAGGCGGCCGAGCGCGCGCGGCTCGTGTATGTCGCGCTGACGCGCGCCGTATACCGCTGCTACGTGGTCGCGGGCGCGTACCTGTCGTCGCGCTCGACGCGCGAGTCGCGCCGCAGCGTGCTGAACTGGCTGGTCGCGGGCGCGGGGCAGGCGTTCGACGACTGGCTGAAGGAGCCGCCCGAGGAGGCCGCGCTGGCGGAGCGCTGGGGCGCGCTCGCCAACGGTCCGATCACGCTCGCGCCCTTGCCCGGCGCGACGGCGCGCACCCCGCTCGCGGCGGGTCACGATGCGGCGCAACTGCAAGGCGCGCGTCGCGCGTCGCGCGTGCTGCGCGATGCGTGGCGGATCGCGAGCTTCAGTTCGCTGACGGCGTCGCTGGCGCGCGAGGAGGCGGGCGTCGCGCCGCCGCCCGACGACGCGCTGCGGCCCGATCACGACGCGCTCGCCGCGGCGCCGGCGGCCGACGGCGCACCCGACGCCGCCGGCCCGGCCGAACACGACATCCTGGCGTTCCCGCGCGGGGCGGCGGCGGGCGAATGCCTGCACCGCCTGTTCGAACTCAGCGATTTCTCCGCGCCGGACGGCTGGCCCGAGGCGGCGCGGCGCGCGCTGCACGAGCGGCCGGTCGAGGCGGAGCCGGCGCTGGCCGAGCGCCTGCCCGCGATGATGGACGCGCTCGTCGCCGATCTCGCCGCGACCGAGCTGGTGCCCGGCATGCGGCTCGCGGCGCTCGATCCCGCGCGCCGCCTGACCGAAATGGAATTCCTGTTTCCGGCGCCCGCGCTCGATTTCAATGCACTGCGCCGCCTGCTCGCGGCGCACGGCTATCCGGACGTCGCGTTCGACGCGGGCACGCTGGCCGGTTTCATCAAGGGATTCATCGACATGATCGTCGAGCACGATGGCCGCTTCTGGATCATCGACTGGAAGTCCAACCATCTCGGCACGACGCCCGACGCTTACGGGACGCGCGCGCTCGAGGTCGCGATGGCGCAGCACGCATACCATCTGCAGGCCCTGATCTACACGGTCGCGCTGCATCGCTACCTGGCGCGCAGGCTGCCCGACTACGACTACGACTCGCATATCGCCGGCTACCTGTACCTGTTCGTGCGCGGTGTGCGGCCCGGCTGGCGCAGCGGCGGCGCGCCGGCCGGCGTGCACGCGCGGCGGCCGGCGCGCGCGCTGGTCGAGGCGCTCGACGCGCTGATGCGCGGGGAGGCCGCGTGA